A region of the Streptomyces durocortorensis genome:
CCTCACCGTCAAGCGGCAGTTCGGCACGGTGGAGGGCATCCGCATCGCCTTCGTCGGGGACGGTACGAACATCGCCCTGTCGCTGGCTCAGACAGCCGCCAAGGTCGGCGCCCGGTTCACCTGCGCGACGCCCGCCGCCATGGCGCTGCCCGCCGACCGGACCGAGCACCTGCTCGGCTTCACGGCCACCACCGACCCGCAGCTCGCCGTCAAGGACGCGCAGGTCGTGGTTGCCGACGCGTGGATTCCGATGAACAAGGCCGACGAGGCCGAGGCGCGCCGCGCGCAGCTGGCGCCCTACCGCGTCACGCCCGAACTCATGGCCCACGCCCGCCCGGACGCGATCTTCCTCCACAACCTGCCCGCGTACCGGGGCGACGAGGTCGTGCCCGAGGTCATCGACGGCCCGCAGTCGATGATCTACCCGGAGGCCGTCGCACGTCTGCACATCGCCAGGGCGCTGCTGCTGTTCTGCCTCCGCCCGGACTGGGCGGACCTCGCGGCGGCCGCCGCACCGGGCACGCCCGGGGCCTTCGCCGGGCGGCTGGCCGAGGCGGCGGAGCGCCCGACCGGAGGAGCCCCCTCGTGACCCTCGACGAACGGTCCGCGGCCGCCGCCCGCATGGCGGCGATCGGCACGACCGCGCACTTCGACCGCAGGCTCGCCCTCTACGACGTCGCGGCTTCCCACGCGCACGTCACGATGCTGCTGAAGCAGCGGATCGTGCCGCCGGACGCCGCGGCCGGGCTGCACCGCGGCCTTGACGAGCTCGCCGGGCTGATCCGGTCGGGAGCCGACCCGCTCGACCCGGACGCCGAGGACGTGCACACGGCCGTCGAGGAGTATCTGGAGCAGCGCATCGGGGCCGACGCCGGATGGCTGGGCACCGCGCGGGCCCGTAACGATCTCGCCGTGACCGCGCTCCGGCTGTGGCTCCGCGACCAGGTGACCGCCCTGCGCGCCCGGGTGCTGGACCTGACCGAGGCGCTGCTCGTCCAGGGCGAGCGGCACGCCGCGACCGTCATGCCGG
Encoded here:
- a CDS encoding ornithine carbamoyltransferase, translating into MTRKQLLTIDDLTASDVLDVIAVADALEEHKQRFGHLPALLRGKCLGMIFDETSLRTRTAFERAIGDLGGQAIHYNGAEARVGRHAAKTEHLPDFVNVAGRFNDVLLSRIYDFAAQEAICALSPAPFINGMCDEHHPTQALCDFLTVKRQFGTVEGIRIAFVGDGTNIALSLAQTAAKVGARFTCATPAAMALPADRTEHLLGFTATTDPQLAVKDAQVVVADAWIPMNKADEAEARRAQLAPYRVTPELMAHARPDAIFLHNLPAYRGDEVVPEVIDGPQSMIYPEAVARLHIARALLLFCLRPDWADLAAAAAPGTPGAFAGRLAEAAERPTGGAPS